TCAAGATGAGTATTCCCATGGCGTTAGCCAGTAAGGTCACGGGAAGAACACCCGTTGATAGGCTCTACGTGGAAGCCGGGTAACCGGTGAAGCGGAGGAGTACTAATAGACCGAGGGCTTGACCAACACCTGGTTCTAAGCCTGCCGTTCTGAAAGGGACGGAGGAATGACGACTTTTCCAGAGGAGATAGCACCAAGTGTGTTGTTTCTAACCTATGCAGTTTTCAGGGTTCACCCCCTTTCTTTATCACGTTTGTGGTGAGAGTGGGGACTCTATCCTGGTGTCCATGGCGCTGTGGAACCACACCGATCCATCTCGAACTCGGTTGTGAAACGCAGCAGCGGCGACGATAGTTGGGGGGTAGCCCCCTGCGAAAATAGCTCGATGCCAGGTAAAACTTCAGCTCCTGAGAAGGGGCGATGAGGAGAGGCCACCCGAGGAGGGTGGCTTTTCTGTTGGCATGCGTTTTGGCTGCAGGCAAAGCCTGAGCCTTAGGCCTGTGGCACGGTTGGCGGACGGTGGCCCTGTTGGTGAACAGGATCAGACGTCGATCCGTGCCAGGCTTGTGATTACCTCGAAGGGACCGGGGTCCTGTTCGGGGTTGTCCTGGCGCTGGCTGAAGCGGGTCTCCATGCCGGCGGTGCGGGCCGCTTCCAGCTCGGCCCTGGCATCACTCACAAAGAGGATCGCCCTGGGCTCCAGACCCATGGCGGCGGCGATGGCCCGGTAGCTGGCGGCATCGCCCTTGGCGCCGGTCGTCGTATCGAACCAGTGGCTGAAGAGGCCGCTCAAATCGCCGGCGTTGCTGTGGCGGTAGAGGAGCTTCTGCGCCTTCACTGAACCTGATGAGTAGACGGCCAGTTCCAGCCCGGCCCGGCGCCAGGCCCGAAGGGCCGGGGCCACATCGTCGAACAGGGGGCAGCGCAGTTCGCCGTCGGCATACCCCCGGTCCCAGATCAGACCCTGCAGTTCCTTCAGGGCGGGCAGCTTGCGGTCCTGATCGATCAGCTCCTGAAGGAAGCGAACTCTGCTCAGGTGGTTGATTGCGCCGTCGGAGCTGGTTTGATGACCGGAGCTGCCTGCATCACAGGGTCTGAACGTTTCGCCTTGGGTGGTGCCGTTGTCGGTGGCGGCCATGGCCGCATCGATCGCCTCGATCAGCGGTGCCAGTGCCGGCTCGTCTGCCCCTTCCCGCAGGAAGCCATCGAGCCGCTCACGGGCATAGGGGAAGAGCACCTTGCTCACGAAGGGCACCGGGCAGGTGGTTCCTTCGATGTCGAGCAGCACGGCTTGAATGCCGCTGGCCTTGGGATGCCGCTGGCCCAGGGCCTCGAGCAGAAGCCGGCGCCAGCGCTGCTCCAGCAACCACTCCAGGATCTCCAGATGACGATGGGCTTCGCTCAGGTCGCGCCCCCAGGCATAGAGACCATGGCCGCCGATCAGCAGGCCGTGGGGGGCGTCGCCCAGCAGCGGGCCGGCGGTGGCACTGAGCCGGGCCAGATCCTGGTCGTTGGCCAGAACCGGCAGCATCACACGGCGGCGGTGGCTGTCAATGCCCGCCAGTCCCTTCAGCATTTCCAGGCCCTGCAGCGGCAGCGCCCCCGCCTCCCTCCCCTCCCCCAGACACCAGTCGGACAGCAGGGTGGCGGCGTGGGAATGGGTGTGCAGCACGGCACCGGCGCCGGTGCGCGCCACGATTTCCTGATGCAGCAGGG
This genomic stretch from Cyanobium gracile PCC 6307 harbors:
- the mtnC gene encoding acireductone synthase, which codes for MTSALAVQLSQTMAAIHERGWCDGTGGNFSCVLSRDPLILLMAPSGVDKGTVAPEDLIQVDACAQVVAGEGRASAETLLHQEIVARTGAGAVLHTHSHAATLLSDWCLGEGREAGALPLQGLEMLKGLAGIDSHRRRVMLPVLANDQDLARLSATAGPLLGDAPHGLLIGGHGLYAWGRDLSEAHRHLEILEWLLEQRWRRLLLEALGQRHPKASGIQAVLLDIEGTTCPVPFVSKVLFPYARERLDGFLREGADEPALAPLIEAIDAAMAATDNGTTQGETFRPCDAGSSGHQTSSDGAINHLSRVRFLQELIDQDRKLPALKELQGLIWDRGYADGELRCPLFDDVAPALRAWRRAGLELAVYSSGSVKAQKLLYRHSNAGDLSGLFSHWFDTTTGAKGDAASYRAIAAAMGLEPRAILFVSDARAELEAARTAGMETRFSQRQDNPEQDPGPFEVITSLARIDV